The Myxococcota bacterium genome includes the window GAGCGTATTCCGCGACGATGTGTTGGCCGGTCGGGTCGCACTGGTGACCGGTGGCGGTACGGGGATCGGTTTCGGGATTGCCCGCACGCTCGGGCAGCACGGCGCGCGCGTCTGCATCTGCAGCCGAAAGGTCGAGGTCCTCGAGCGCGCGGTGGCCGAGCTGGCGGGGGAGGGCATCGAGGCGTTCTATTCGGTCTGCGACATCCGCGATCCCGAGGCGGTGCGGGCGACCATCGACGCGGTGATCGAGCGCTGGTCACGACTCGACATCCTGATCAACAACGCGGCCGGGAACTTCCCTGCGCCCATCAGCCGGATCTCTCCGAAAGGCTTCAAGACCGTCGTCGACATCGACCTGCTCGGCACCTACCACTGCTCCCGGCTCGCCTTCGATGCCTGGCTGCGCGACCACGGGGGCAACATCGTCAACATCTCGGCTCCCTTCGAGGGGAAGGGAGCGGCGCTGCAGGTGCACGTCGCGGCCACGAAGGCCGGGGTCGATTCGGTGACGCGCACCTGCGCCGTCGAGTGGGGGCGCTATGGGGTCCGGGTGAACGGCGTGATGCCGGGACCCATCGCGGACACCGAGGGCATGGCCCGCTTCGGGGCCGCGGCCGGAGCCGACGCCGCTTCGAGCGTTCCCCTGGGCCGGGAAGGGACCCGAGACGACATGGCGAACGCGGTGCTCTTCCTGGTCAGCGATGCCGCGTCCTACGTGAGTGGGCAGGTCTTCGCGGTCGATGGCGCGTCGACGGTCGACCAACTGGGGATGGCTTCGAAGCTCGCCGACATGGAAGCGGCCTGGCCCGATCGCTGAGGGGCGCCGCTGGCCGCCCCGCCCCTTCCCAGAGCTGTCAGGGCGCCTGAGGTGTGTCGGCGCCCGTGCCCGCAATCCTCCGGGATTCCCCGCGGGTAGCGTCTGGATAGGCCGGAAAGTATCTATTGAATACTGAGTCGGTATCCGATAGATATCCCATGCGAAGCCTGTTTCACCGCGATCCATCCCGGGGATCCCCGATGCCCGCACGACGACGAAAGACCGACGCTTCCGAGCCTCGCGACGCCTCCGGCCTCGGAGGGGCGGTGCCGAAGCCGGCCAGCATCTTCGACCCGGTGGGTCGGGGTCTGGACGTGATCGGCGACCGCTGGACGTTGGTGCTCGTGCGTCACCTCCTCGATGCTAACCGCGGCTTTCAGGAGCTGCGCAAGCGCACCGGCATCGCGCCACGCGTGCTCTCGGCTCGCCTGCGCCAACTGACCGCCGACGGCTTCGTCGAAACCGTCGCCGACGGCTCGCGCTCGCTCTATGCCCTGACGCCCCAGGGCCGTTCGCTCGCGCCGATCATCACCGCGATCGCGCGCTGGTGGATCCGGCATGGGCTGCGCGACCTCGACGTCGACGCCTCGCGTTTCAACGCGACATCTCCCCAGTCGGTGCTGGAAAGCCTGCCCTTCATGGTGCGCGAAGATCGCGCGGCCGATGTCGACCTCACCTTCGAGATCCGGCTCACGGGCGATGGCGGCGGCGCGTGGAGCGTGCGGGTGCACAAGGGCGCCTGCGAAGTGCGCGCCGGATTCGCCGCCCGTGCCGACGTCCGATACACGGCCGACGCACGGGTGTGGTGCGGCGTCGCGCTCGGCTTGATCGACGCCAGCGA containing:
- a CDS encoding SDR family oxidoreductase; its protein translation is MSVFRDDVLAGRVALVTGGGTGIGFGIARTLGQHGARVCICSRKVEVLERAVAELAGEGIEAFYSVCDIRDPEAVRATIDAVIERWSRLDILINNAAGNFPAPISRISPKGFKTVVDIDLLGTYHCSRLAFDAWLRDHGGNIVNISAPFEGKGAALQVHVAATKAGVDSVTRTCAVEWGRYGVRVNGVMPGPIADTEGMARFGAAAGADAASSVPLGREGTRDDMANAVLFLVSDAASYVSGQVFAVDGASTVDQLGMASKLADMEAAWPDR
- a CDS encoding winged helix-turn-helix transcriptional regulator; the protein is MPKPASIFDPVGRGLDVIGDRWTLVLVRHLLDANRGFQELRKRTGIAPRVLSARLRQLTADGFVETVADGSRSLYALTPQGRSLAPIITAIARWWIRHGLRDLDVDASRFNATSPQSVLESLPFMVREDRAADVDLTFEIRLTGDGGGAWSVRVHKGACEVRAGFAARADVRYTADARVWCGVALGLIDASDVYRRGLFAKEGGQQAMDDYFHQVAPEGRALPLERALPGFSESDSLPQPGPQETASHEDPTRSNP